In Pirellulales bacterium, the genomic stretch CGGCCCACCAACGCGCGCTCGAATCGGTGGTCACCTTTGTGTTGGGCCTCGTTGCCGAACCACCCGCTCCGCAGTACATCTTTAATCCTCCCCCGGCCAAGCGGGACATCATTGCCGGTAAGTTGCTGCTAGAAAAATACAACTGCGGCGGCTGCCACATGATCAGAATGGAACAGTGGGATATCGCCTACACCCCGGAAATGATTGCTCCCGGGCCGGATTTTGACGGTTTCCCCTTTGAAAAACCGATTGTCACGCCGGAACAAATCGCCCAGTCCAAAAAGCTGAATGCGGCGGGGCTGATGACCGCCACCCTGCACGGTCTGGCGCAGCGTAATCCGCAAACAGGCGAAATACAAAAATTCAGCCTGGACGATGATTCGCCGCTGGAACCGGGGGACACCACGACCCCGGGATACTATAACTTTGACCTGTTTGAGCCGGTCATCCTCAATGGCGAATACCGCCAGGTAAGCAAAATCCCCGTTCGCGTGCCGGAAGCCGCCATCGCGCGTCGCGGCCAGGGAGACAACCGCTTGAAGGTCTTTCCCACCTTGGGGGGTGCATTTGCCAAGTATTTATTTCCCATCTTGGTAAAGAACGAAAAAGAATACAAATTAGATGGCAAGGAACAAGAGGCCTGGGGCTGGGGTCCACCGACACTCTTTCACGAGGGGCGTAAGGTTCAAACCGGCTGGCTGCACGACTTTTTGTTAGAACCCCACCCCATCCGTCCGGCCGCCGCGCTGCGCATGCCAAAATTTAACATGTCCTCCGCCGAGGCCCTCCAATTTGCCAATTACTTTGCGGCGATGGATGGTGTTCCGTACCCGTACGAGGCCAATCCCCAAACGCAAGAAACCTATTTAGCCGCCGCGCAACAAGCCCATTCCACCCGCTTGGACGACGCGCTAAAAATCGTCAACGCCCAATGCATCAAGTGCCACCTGCTCAATGATTACTCCGCGGGGGGAAGCCCCAAAGCGCTCGCTCCGCAGCTTAACCGCGTGCACGAGCGTCTGCGTCCGGAATATATTCAAAAGTGGGTGGCCAATCCTAATAGCATCCTTCCTTACACCGGCATGTTGCGGGTCATTGCCCACGGCGCTCCCGTCCCGGATGCCCAGTTCCCCGGCGAAACGCCTGAGGAGCAAAGCTCGGCCCAGTTGCAGGGGGTATTGGACCTGCTGCTGAATTTCCATAAGTACAGCAAATCGCAATTTTCGATCAAACCGTTGGTAACCGTTCCACCAGCGACCGATGGAGCGGCGACAGATGCCAAGGGGGCCGGGGCCAATGCCGCGCAACCGGAACAACCGGGCGAGACTTCCCCGGCGCAAACCCCGCCAGAATAATGCTTTTTTTGATGTCTTACCTTTGTCCGTCCCTATAATTCCTTACAGACCCAATTTACCGCTTGGCATGAGCGGTCCCACCTTGACCCGGGAGAAATCATTCGGCCTGGATGGCCAACTTCTCCCCCCGCGTAACAGGATAATTTTTATGAAACATTTCATTTTGACCGGCGTTGTGTGCGGACTATTTTTGTCGTTGACTCCGTTGCTTTGTTCCGCGCAGGACTGGGGAACACTGAAGGGAAAATTTGTCCTGGATGGCGAAGCCCCGGCTCCCAAGGAACTCAAGTGCGACAAGGATCCCGCGACCTGCTGTGCCCAAAAGTTGATCGACGACACCCTGGTCATTGGCCCTAATAAGGAAATCGCCAATGTGTTTGTGTACCTGCGGTCAAAGCCCAGCAAGGTCCACCCCGACTATGACAAGCTGGCGGCCACTCCCCTGGAACTAGACAACAAGAACTGCATGTTCACCCCCCATGCGTCGGTCCTGTGGAACAAGCGCAAACTGCTCCTCAAGAATTCCGACAATGTGGGCCACAACACCAACTACGGTTCGGCGGTACAAGGATTTAACGTACTGATCCCCGCGGAAGGTTCCGTGGACAAGACCCTAAAGGCGTCGGAGAATCTGCCGCAAAACGTAAGCTGCAACATCCACCCCTGGATGTCGGCCAAGTTGTTGGTGCGGGATAACCCGTACGGAGTTGTCTCGGCGGCGGACGGCACGTTTGAAATCAAGCATCTCCCCCTGGACAAAGGGGCGGAGTTTGTCGTGTGGCATGAAAAATCGGGCTACGTCAAATCGGTCAAGTTCGCCAGCGGCGCGGTCGACGACAAGGGTCGGTTCAAGCTGGACATAAAGGCTGGCGACACCGACCTGGGCGAGATCAAAATCCCGGTCAAGCTGCTGAGTAAGTAATTTGGCTTTTTGGTTTTATGGTAAGTGGTTTTTGGTGGTTCGGCATCACACTAACATTAGGTGGAAATATGAAACTTAAATCTTTTCAGTTGATGTTAGTGTGTATTTTACCCATGGCGGCACTTGTATTGACGGGTTGTTCCTCCAGCTATCCCGATCCGCGGCCCGACCTGGACGCGGCGGCCGCCATCCGGACCAAGTGGAAAACCGCGGCCCCGGCGGCGGACGCCACCGAGCAGGCCGCCCCCGTCGGCACCGGTTGGGGGACGCTGAAGGGGCGGTTCGTGTGGGACGGCGAAATTCCCGTCCAAGCGACCTTGAATTGCGATAAGGATTCCGGCACCTGTTGTAAGGAAAAAATTCTGGATGAATCGTTGGTGGTCGGCTCTGACAAGGGAGTCGCCAACATCATCGTCTTTTTGCGCAGCAAGGCCAGCCGCATCCATCCCGAGACCGAGAAAATCGCCGAGACCCCCGTGGTGCTGGACAACGTCAAGTGCGTCTTTCGCCCGCATGTCTCCGCCCTGTGGACCAAACAAAAGCTGATCCTCAAAAACTCCGATGACGTCGGCCATAACACCAACTACTCCTCCACGTCCCAGGGATTTAACGAACTCTTAGCCCCCAATAGCACCAAGGAACGGACACTCGCCAAGGGAGAGAACGCCCCCGCCGGGGTCAGTTGCAACATTCATGGTTGGATGGCGGCGCGCTTGCTGGTGCGGGACAATCCCTACTTTGCCGTGACCAAGGCGGACGGCACGTTTGAAATTCCCAACCTGCCCGCGGGGGAAGAACTGGAATTCAAAATCTGGCACGAAAAAAACGACAAGCTGGAACTGGCCGTGGGGGACATTAAAGTGGCCAAAGGTTCGTTTAAGCTCAAACTAACCGAAGACGAGACCAAACCCCTGGATGTTTCCTTAACACCCGCCATGTTCGGCAAATAGCCCTTCCCGCGACTCACCAATGAGATGCCAGCCTTGCCTAACCACCAATCTATAATTTCCCCGATCCCGTTTAGTAACATGTTCGCTTTAACAAGTATTTCCCGCTGGGCGATCATTGCCGCTGTGGCCGTGCCGTTTTTTACCGGTTGCGGCCAGCCCGAGCCGGCCCGCTTTCACCTGAATATGGTTCATGCGGTAAAAAATAAAATCTCGCCCAAGAAACAGCAGGAAGTGGCCAATCTGCTGACGGCGTTGTTTGGGACGCCGGATGACCCGTATTTGCCGCCGGAATTGCAGGCGGACGGGGGGTTGGATATCAACCTGGTCCGGCGGGCGGCGGGCCCGGTGGGGAGTGACGTCAGCCGCAAAAAAAACGGTCTGTACCGCGAACATTGCGTGCACTGCCACGGAATTAGCGGGGACGGCATGGGGACAACCGCCGCGTTTCTTAATCCCTATCCCCGCGATTACCGCCCCGGTCTGTACAAGTTCAAATCGACCAGTTCGGACACGCCGGTCCGGCCCACGCATGACGATCTGATGCGAACCCTGGTTGAGGGGCTGCCCGGCTCATCGATGCCGTCCTTCCGCCTGTTGCCGGACCAAGACCGCGAGGCGCTGGTGGAATATGTGAAGTACCTGACTGTCCGGGGGGAAACCGAACTGGCCCTCTATCAAATGGTCAATGACGAATTTCCGGGCGAGGACGAATCGCTTCCCCAGGATCAAGAAACCATCGTGGCACTCGCGCGAACGAACGTTGATAAATGGATCAATTCCCTCGCTCAAACCATCGAACCGCCGACACCACCCGCAAACTTTGGCACGGCTGAATCGATCGCCCTGGGGAGGGCGGCGTTTTTTGACGCTAAAAAAGGAAATTGCACCAGTTGCCATGGGACAACCGCGCTGGGTGACGGTCAATTGATCGTCAAGGACGAATGGTCAAAAAGCGTGGTGGAGGCCCGGACCGTGGCGGGGGAGGGTACCGAAAACCCCGACACCGCCGCATTAGCGCTGATTGATCAGTTTTCGCTTCCCGTGCGGTTTTTGCAGCCGCGCAATCTGCGCAACGGCATTTATCGCGGGGGACGACGGCCCCTGGACATCTATTACCGCGTCCACGCGGGGATCCAGGGTTCCGGCATGTCCGGCGCCACGGCCGAGGCGACGCCCGACGAACGTTGGGCGATTGTGGATTATGTCCTGTCCCTGCCGTACGAGCCGGGAGGAGCATTGCGGTTTGACCCCCATGCCGAACAGGCGGCGCCGGTCAAAGAGACGAATTAGTGGGTAGTGGAGAGTGTGGAGTGAAAGGTGGGACGTGGAGAGTGGGCGGGGAGTGGTAAATCGGTGGTGGGCGGTATTTTTTGAACTTTTGATGTTTGACGCCGGAGGGTGAATCCGTGGCACGACTTTGGAGTTTACTGGTGTTGGCCGTGTTGATCGGCGGGGTGCTGACCTTTGCCATCGGCCCCACGTATCGCATGAGCTTGCCGCAGGATGTTTCCACGCATGGACACACCATCGACGGCCTGTATTACTTTATCCTGGCCTTGACCGGCATCGTGTTTATCGCCACGCAGTCGGTGCTGTTCTATTTTATGTGGCGGTACGAGGCCAACACCAACAAAGACCCCATCACCTACACGCATGGCAGCCACACGCTAGAGATCGTCTGGACGATTATTCCCGCAGCCACGCTCTTGTTTATTTCTATTTTTCAGTTTGATTCATGGGCGGAAGCCAAGATGCGTAATCCCATGTACGGTCCCGACGGCAAGCCCGGCACCGCGGACGACATGCCCCCCACGCTGGAAGTGACCGCGCGGCAATGGGAATGGCGGTTGCGATACCCTGGCCAGGACGGGCGCCTGGGAACCGCGGACGACCTGTTCACGGTGAATGAACTGCATGTGCCGGTCAATCAGGACATTGTGGTTTCGCTGAAAAGTATGGACATCTTGCATAGCTTTTTTCTGCCGGAACTGCGGGTCAAGCAGGACGCGGTGCCGGGGATGAAAATTCCCGTTTGGTTCCAGGCGACCAAAACCGGACGGTACGAGCTGGTCTGCGCCGAGCACTGCGGCGCGAGGCACTATGCCATGAAAGGCATGCTGGTGGTGGATACTCCCGAAGATTACCAAGCTTGGCTGCGCAAGTTGACCCGCGAGCAATTTCGCACGCAACCCGCGACCACACAGACAAACGCCACCGCGGACAATGCCACCTCCAATAATGCCACCTCCAACAATGCCCCCGCCGATTCCACACAACTCACTTCCGCCAATCAGGGTGAACTATAATGAGTAGCGCCGCACTCCCCTCGCATGATAGCCACGGCGTGGCCCACCATGCCGACGCGCATGGCCATGGCCACTCGGCCAGCTTTCTGAGCACTTACGTGTTTTCGCTCGACCACAAGGTGATCGGGATTCAGTTTTTGTTCTCGACCTTGATCTGGTTTTTGATCGGCGGGCTATTGGCCCTGGCGGTGCGCTGGCAGATCGCCTGGCCCTGGTCGCCGGTGCCTGGTTTGGCGCATTTGTACACGGCCGAAGGGGGCCAGATGTCCCCGGAGGCGTACACCATGCTGTTTACCATGCACGCCACGGTCATGATCTTTTTGGTCATTATCCCCATCTTGGCCGGGGCGTTTGGCAACTTTTTGATTCCGCTGATGATCGGCGCCGACGACATGGCGTTTCCAACGCTAAACATGCTGAGCTATTGGTTTATGTGGCCAGCATTTATCTGCTTTGGAGCCAGCTTTTTTGTGGAGGGAGGGGCTTCGGCGGCGGGCTGGACCAGCTATCCCCCGCTAAGCGTGGTTAAAACCGCGACCCCCGGCAGCCTGAATGGCCAAACACTCTGGCTCCTGGGCCTGACATTTGTCGGCGTCAGTTCCATGATGGGCTCGGTCAATTACATGACCACGATCATCTTGATGCGCGCCCCGGGCATGACAATGTTTCGCATGCCATTAACCATCTGGGGGATGTTTATCACCGCGGTATTGCAGGCCTTTGCCCTGCCGGTGCTAACCGCCGCGGGCTTTATGCAGCTCATGGACCGCGAGATGGGAACCGGCTTTTTTACGGCCGAAGGAAACGTTGTGAACAACTTTAGCGTCTCCGCCGGGGGGGGGCAGCCGCTGCTCTGGCAGCACTTGTTCTGGTTTTATTCCCATCCCGCCGTGTACATCATGATCCTCCCCGCCATGGGAATGGTCAGCGACATCCTCAGTTGTTTTGCCCGCAAGCCCATCTTTGGATATAAGCCGATGGTTTATTCCATCGCCGGGATTGCCGGCCTGGGCTTTATCGTCTGGGGACATCACATGT encodes the following:
- a CDS encoding cbb3-type cytochrome c oxidase subunit I encodes the protein MSSAALPSHDSHGVAHHADAHGHGHSASFLSTYVFSLDHKVIGIQFLFSTLIWFLIGGLLALAVRWQIAWPWSPVPGLAHLYTAEGGQMSPEAYTMLFTMHATVMIFLVIIPILAGAFGNFLIPLMIGADDMAFPTLNMLSYWFMWPAFICFGASFFVEGGASAAGWTSYPPLSVVKTATPGSLNGQTLWLLGLTFVGVSSMMGSVNYMTTIILMRAPGMTMFRMPLTIWGMFITAVLQAFALPVLTAAGFMQLMDREMGTGFFTAEGNVVNNFSVSAGGGQPLLWQHLFWFYSHPAVYIMILPAMGMVSDILSCFARKPIFGYKPMVYSIAGIAGLGFIVWGHHMFVSGMNPALGMTFMVSTMMIALPSAIKTFNWLGTIWGGKIQYTTPMLFALSFVSMFIIGGLSGIFMAATPVDIFIHDTYFIVAHFHYVLFAGTAMGVWGAIYFWFPKMFGRMMNEFWGKVHFLLTFIFLNGTFFPMHILGAGGFPRRLADAYHYELFQHMQPLNAFMTWCAIGMVATQIIFAINFFYSMFYGPVAGRNPWKANGLEWSAPSPPGHGNFDFQPIIYRGPYEYGSPETTEDYYPQIQPPPPGAKPAVEHH
- the coxB gene encoding cytochrome c oxidase subunit II, producing the protein MARLWSLLVLAVLIGGVLTFAIGPTYRMSLPQDVSTHGHTIDGLYYFILALTGIVFIATQSVLFYFMWRYEANTNKDPITYTHGSHTLEIVWTIIPAATLLFISIFQFDSWAEAKMRNPMYGPDGKPGTADDMPPTLEVTARQWEWRLRYPGQDGRLGTADDLFTVNELHVPVNQDIVVSLKSMDILHSFFLPELRVKQDAVPGMKIPVWFQATKTGRYELVCAEHCGARHYAMKGMLVVDTPEDYQAWLRKLTREQFRTQPATTQTNATADNATSNNATSNNAPADSTQLTSANQGEL
- a CDS encoding cytochrome c, coding for MFALTSISRWAIIAAVAVPFFTGCGQPEPARFHLNMVHAVKNKISPKKQQEVANLLTALFGTPDDPYLPPELQADGGLDINLVRRAAGPVGSDVSRKKNGLYREHCVHCHGISGDGMGTTAAFLNPYPRDYRPGLYKFKSTSSDTPVRPTHDDLMRTLVEGLPGSSMPSFRLLPDQDREALVEYVKYLTVRGETELALYQMVNDEFPGEDESLPQDQETIVALARTNVDKWINSLAQTIEPPTPPANFGTAESIALGRAAFFDAKKGNCTSCHGTTALGDGQLIVKDEWSKSVVEARTVAGEGTENPDTAALALIDQFSLPVRFLQPRNLRNGIYRGGRRPLDIYYRVHAGIQGSGMSGATAEATPDERWAIVDYVLSLPYEPGGALRFDPHAEQAAPVKETN